The following proteins are co-located in the Spirosoma montaniterrae genome:
- a CDS encoding sigma-70 family RNA polymerase sigma factor — protein MATIPEVMPDTPTRDDQLLPGDNAAEQPAAETPVRRYTDEQKYQVFNKEFMPHIDSMYNFAFRLTNDEDDANDLVQDTYLKAFRFISSFEQGTNAKAWLFRILKNSFINDYRKKSKEPAKVDYQDVETTYNSEDAETEHTVDLRAESVSDLIGDEVATALNSLPVDFRTVIILCDIEGFTYEEMAKILDIPIGTVRSRLHRARNLLKEKLRDYAASMGYNEESDE, from the coding sequence ATGGCGACCATTCCCGAAGTTATGCCAGATACGCCAACTCGCGACGATCAATTACTGCCAGGCGACAATGCCGCTGAACAACCGGCGGCAGAAACACCCGTTCGTCGGTATACCGACGAGCAGAAATATCAGGTGTTCAACAAGGAGTTCATGCCCCACATTGACTCCATGTACAATTTTGCCTTCCGGCTGACCAACGACGAGGACGATGCCAACGATCTCGTGCAGGATACCTACCTGAAGGCGTTTCGGTTTATTTCGTCATTTGAGCAAGGAACTAACGCAAAAGCGTGGCTGTTCCGCATTCTGAAGAATAGCTTCATCAACGATTATCGGAAAAAAAGCAAGGAACCGGCTAAAGTCGATTATCAGGACGTAGAAACGACCTATAATTCGGAAGATGCCGAAACCGAGCACACCGTCGACCTGCGGGCCGAATCGGTTTCTGATTTAATTGGTGATGAAGTAGCCACCGCCCTAAACTCATTACCGGTTGACTTCAGAACGGTGATTATTCTCTGCGATATCGAAGGATTTACGTATGAGGAAATGGCTAAGATTCTGGACATTCCGATTGGCACTGTCCGGTCGAGATTGCACCGCGCTCGTAACCTGTTGAAAGAAAAATTGCGTGATTACGCGGCTTCGATGGGGTATAATGAAGAAAGTGACGAATAA
- a CDS encoding M28 family peptidase — translation MTKSTIFFLALALTISACREKPKQTDATQTNEQPAQVTAPAFNADSAYAYIDKQVAFGPRVPNTPAHVDAGNYLVSKLKQFGCTVTEQNFVATTWDGKKLNARNIIGSINPQATKRILLASHWDSRPHADNDPDAADKNKPVTAANDGASGVGVLLELARTIQQAQQKPGVGIDIIFFDAEDWGSGEKVKDDFEQASGNQYDYMGFCLGSRYWAKNPHKPGYSAYYGILLDMVGAKSATFPKEGHSMQFAPNVTNNIWQTASRLGYSQYFVDTPGSAIMDDHVAPNTIAKIPMIDIIHTNIGTGGFFPAWHTAEDDMSNIDRATLKAVGQTVLQVIYNE, via the coding sequence ATGACTAAGTCCACAATTTTTTTCCTGGCTCTGGCCTTAACCATTTCGGCCTGCCGCGAAAAACCAAAGCAGACCGACGCGACGCAAACCAACGAACAGCCCGCTCAGGTGACAGCCCCCGCTTTCAACGCCGACTCGGCCTATGCCTATATTGACAAGCAGGTGGCTTTTGGCCCTCGCGTACCTAATACGCCCGCACACGTTGACGCCGGTAATTATCTGGTTTCTAAGTTAAAGCAGTTTGGCTGTACGGTGACGGAACAGAATTTTGTGGCAACCACCTGGGACGGGAAGAAGCTGAACGCCCGCAACATCATCGGCAGCATCAATCCGCAGGCTACCAAACGAATTTTGCTGGCGAGCCACTGGGATTCGCGCCCGCACGCCGACAACGATCCTGATGCTGCCGATAAAAACAAGCCCGTAACAGCCGCCAACGACGGCGCAAGTGGGGTGGGCGTGTTACTCGAACTGGCCCGAACCATTCAGCAGGCGCAACAGAAACCCGGCGTAGGCATCGACATTATTTTCTTCGACGCCGAAGACTGGGGCAGTGGCGAAAAAGTAAAAGATGACTTTGAGCAAGCAAGTGGCAATCAGTACGATTACATGGGCTTCTGTCTTGGGTCGCGCTACTGGGCCAAAAACCCCCACAAGCCGGGCTATTCGGCCTATTACGGCATTCTGCTCGATATGGTTGGAGCCAAAAGCGCAACGTTTCCTAAAGAGGGCCACTCCATGCAGTTCGCTCCCAACGTAACAAACAACATATGGCAAACCGCCAGTCGGCTGGGCTATAGTCAGTACTTTGTTGATACCCCTGGCAGTGCTATCATGGACGACCACGTAGCTCCCAACACCATCGCTAAAATTCCGATGATTGATATTATTCATACCAACATTGGTACAGGCGGCTTCTTTCCGGCCTGGCACACCGCCGAAGACGATATGAGCAACATTGACCGGGCCACGCTCAAAGCCGTTGGACAAACTGTTTTGCAGGTGATCTATAATGAGTAG
- a CDS encoding 4Fe-4S dicluster domain-containing protein, which yields MHILQQILFVAALAVAAWFVTKRVKLIARAINLGRPEDRTDNPGERWRTTLLVAFGQKKMFTNLLVGVMHFVIYAGFIIINLEILEIILDGILGTHRLFAPYITPIYPFLINVFEVLAFGVLAVCVVFLTRRFVARVSRLQAERHRELRGFSIPDATIILTAEIILMIAFLTWNASDSVLRDRGVGYYGDLQGVVPDFLISQYLKPLFAGFSDTALVAYERVSWWLHILGILAFAVYVTYSKHLHIALGFPNVYFSDLQPKGEMQNMPAVTKEVQLMLGLPVTTEPDGSQANDNGMQPAEATSGESTPDEIGRFGAKDVYDLKWINLMNAYSCTECGRCTAACPANITGKKLSPRKIMMDTRDRLEEIQRGWQTNGVDYKDEKSLLGDYITAEELNACTTCQACINACPININPLDIILQLRRYRVMEESQAPASWNAMFSNIENNMAPWKFSPSDRFNWAEMVNEK from the coding sequence ATGCACATTCTTCAGCAAATTTTATTCGTAGCAGCTTTAGCCGTAGCAGCCTGGTTCGTTACGAAGCGCGTGAAACTGATTGCACGGGCCATCAATTTAGGTCGCCCCGAAGACCGGACCGACAACCCCGGCGAACGCTGGCGCACGACGCTGTTGGTAGCTTTCGGGCAAAAGAAAATGTTCACCAATCTGCTCGTGGGCGTAATGCACTTCGTCATTTATGCCGGGTTCATTATCATCAACCTCGAAATTTTAGAGATTATTTTAGATGGCATTTTGGGTACGCACCGACTGTTTGCGCCCTACATCACACCCATCTATCCGTTTCTGATCAACGTCTTTGAGGTGCTGGCATTCGGCGTTCTGGCCGTTTGTGTCGTTTTTCTGACGCGCCGGTTCGTTGCCCGCGTAAGCCGATTGCAGGCCGAGCGGCACCGCGAACTGCGCGGTTTCTCAATTCCTGATGCCACAATTATTCTGACCGCCGAAATTATCCTGATGATTGCCTTCCTGACCTGGAATGCATCTGACAGTGTGCTGCGCGACCGGGGTGTGGGCTATTACGGCGACTTGCAGGGTGTTGTGCCGGATTTCCTGATTAGCCAGTACCTGAAGCCACTGTTTGCCGGGTTCAGTGATACCGCACTGGTAGCCTACGAGCGCGTGTCGTGGTGGTTGCATATCCTTGGTATTCTGGCATTTGCCGTGTACGTGACTTACTCGAAACACCTGCATATTGCGCTCGGCTTCCCGAACGTGTATTTCTCGGACCTGCAACCTAAAGGCGAAATGCAGAACATGCCCGCCGTGACGAAGGAAGTGCAACTGATGCTCGGCTTGCCGGTTACGACCGAACCCGATGGCTCACAGGCTAACGACAACGGTATGCAACCCGCCGAAGCTACGTCGGGCGAGTCCACACCAGACGAAATCGGGCGTTTTGGCGCGAAAGACGTGTATGACCTGAAATGGATCAACCTCATGAACGCGTACAGTTGTACCGAATGTGGTCGCTGTACGGCGGCTTGCCCGGCCAATATAACCGGCAAAAAACTGTCGCCCCGCAAAATCATGATGGACACCCGCGACCGGCTCGAAGAGATTCAGCGCGGCTGGCAAACCAACGGCGTCGATTATAAAGACGAAAAATCATTGCTGGGCGACTACATTACCGCCGAAGAACTGAACGCCTGCACCACCTGCCAGGCATGTATTAATGCCTGCCCCATCAACATCAATCCGCTCGATATTATTCTGCAATTGCGCCGGTATAGGGTCATGGAAGAGTCGCAGGCTCCGGCATCCTGGAACGCCATGTTCAGCAATATCGAAAACAATATGGCTCCCTGGAAATTCTCGCCCAGTGACCGGTTCAACTGGGCCGAAATGGTAAATGAGAAGTAG
- the nadD gene encoding nicotinate (nicotinamide) nucleotide adenylyltransferase — protein MKIGLFFGSFNPIHIGHLIIANTMATSTDLEQVWFVVSPQNPFKKTKSLLHEFDRFDLVERAIADNSRLKATNIEFSMPKPSYTVDTLARLSEKYPQHQFALIMGEDNLEQFANWKNHQAILDFYGLYVYPRPRAADSPFKTHPNVRLVQAPLLDISATFIRESLKANRSIRYMVPEVVEEMIERKKFYV, from the coding sequence ATGAAAATAGGTTTGTTCTTCGGGTCGTTCAACCCGATTCATATCGGACATCTGATTATAGCCAACACAATGGCGACATCGACCGACCTGGAGCAGGTCTGGTTTGTGGTATCGCCCCAGAATCCGTTTAAGAAAACGAAAAGTCTATTACACGAATTCGACCGGTTCGACTTGGTGGAGCGGGCCATCGCCGATAACAGCCGTTTAAAAGCCACCAACATCGAGTTTTCGATGCCTAAACCCAGCTACACGGTCGATACGCTGGCGCGACTAAGCGAGAAGTATCCGCAACACCAGTTCGCGCTCATCATGGGCGAAGACAATCTGGAGCAGTTTGCCAACTGGAAAAATCATCAGGCTATTCTCGATTTCTACGGTCTGTACGTGTATCCGCGCCCCCGCGCTGCCGACAGCCCTTTCAAAACGCACCCCAACGTTCGGCTGGTTCAGGCTCCTTTGTTGGATATTTCGGCCACGTTTATCCGCGAAAGCCTGAAAGCTAACCGCTCCATCCGCTACATGGTGCCGGAGGTAGTCGAAGAAATGATAGAGCGGAAGAAGTTTTACGTTTGA
- a CDS encoding DNA polymerase Y family protein has product MNRNRLSTHTQPTVLFIDMNSFFASCEQQVNYWLRGRPVGVCVYTGPHGCVISPSIEAKKRGVKTGMRLDEAIHLCPELVPVETHPGRYREFHVKIIEVLRTFADDVVPKSIDEAVVDLTDYQLVYPNMQQVAMQIKHAIRRDVGDWLRCSIGIAPNVFLAKLASDIQKPDGLTIITPETIDGVLRRLRLLDLPGIGDRMAARLEDAGIHTPLDLRYAQPERLKAICKSVVGWRWHLRLNFAGEVDLDNNEEYKSMSAMRTISGEQRASAERLDELLLSLCLTLERRMVRNGVFCQNMSFSCRYHTGKTYNYDVSFPAPMQDGPELYRIIRERLDKFQAAHQCEPVLNEYLRTMSVVVHRFVAADAVPLHLFDDNTRKDKLRQTVYNLKDKFGSDKLIRATELRDNPAYRDVIGFGNIKDL; this is encoded by the coding sequence GTGAATCGAAACCGATTATCGACCCACACGCAGCCAACCGTTCTGTTTATCGACATGAACAGTTTCTTTGCTTCCTGCGAACAACAGGTGAATTATTGGTTGCGGGGCCGGCCAGTAGGGGTGTGCGTATACACGGGTCCGCATGGCTGCGTAATTTCGCCGTCCATCGAAGCTAAAAAGCGGGGTGTTAAAACCGGAATGCGGTTAGACGAAGCCATACATCTTTGCCCGGAATTGGTTCCCGTCGAAACACACCCCGGACGGTATCGGGAGTTTCATGTGAAAATTATTGAGGTACTGCGGACGTTTGCCGATGATGTGGTGCCCAAAAGCATTGATGAAGCAGTTGTTGATCTTACTGATTATCAATTAGTTTACCCCAATATGCAGCAGGTGGCAATGCAGATTAAACACGCAATCCGGCGCGATGTGGGCGACTGGCTGCGCTGCTCCATCGGCATTGCGCCCAATGTGTTTTTAGCCAAATTAGCGTCCGACATCCAGAAACCCGACGGCCTGACCATCATTACGCCCGAAACCATCGACGGTGTACTGCGCCGATTGAGATTGCTGGATCTGCCCGGCATCGGCGACCGCATGGCCGCCCGGCTTGAAGACGCGGGTATCCACACGCCACTCGACCTGCGCTATGCCCAACCCGAACGCCTGAAAGCCATCTGCAAAAGCGTGGTTGGCTGGCGATGGCATCTGCGGCTCAATTTTGCGGGCGAAGTTGATCTCGACAACAACGAGGAGTACAAAAGCATGTCGGCCATGCGAACGATTTCGGGCGAGCAGCGGGCATCCGCCGAGCGGCTCGATGAACTACTGCTGTCGCTCTGCCTGACACTCGAACGGCGCATGGTTCGCAATGGGGTATTCTGCCAGAACATGTCGTTCTCGTGCCGGTACCACACTGGCAAAACATATAACTACGACGTCAGCTTTCCGGCTCCCATGCAGGACGGCCCCGAACTTTACCGCATCATCCGCGAACGGCTCGACAAGTTTCAGGCCGCGCACCAGTGCGAACCCGTGCTGAACGAATATCTCCGCACAATGAGCGTGGTGGTGCATCGATTTGTTGCTGCCGATGCCGTGCCGCTGCATTTGTTTGACGATAACACTCGCAAAGACAAACTCCGCCAAACGGTCTACAACCTCAAAGACAAATTCGGCTCCGATAAACTCATTCGCGCCACCGAACTCCGCGACAACCCCGCCTATCGTGACGTGATTGGTTTCGGAAACATCAAGGATTTATAA
- a CDS encoding Fpg/Nei family DNA glycosylase: protein MPELPEVEIRRQYLETSSLNQPIAHIEVEDRKLLTTDYNTLLTTLVGRQFTGTRRVGKNLFVLTDAPDVIVHMHFGMTGDLEYYHASLDRPRFARIVFEFSNGFNLGFLCPRKFERVGLIDSIDAFLERKKIAPDGLDISVNELSERIRRKKAFIKPVLLDQSVVAGLGNWIVDEVLFQARVHPEQRADTLTNEQLTALHDATRLVLETAIRHEATYRDFPNSFLIHVREWDDSPYDDVEAHKFCPRCRTRIERSTVGGRTTFFCPKEQNIPV, encoded by the coding sequence ATGCCCGAACTGCCCGAAGTTGAAATCCGACGACAATACCTCGAAACATCGTCGCTTAACCAGCCGATTGCTCATATCGAAGTTGAAGACAGAAAACTTCTCACCACCGACTATAACACATTGCTGACCACGCTCGTGGGGCGACAGTTTACCGGAACGCGCCGGGTAGGCAAAAATCTGTTCGTATTAACCGACGCGCCCGACGTAATCGTACACATGCACTTCGGCATGACCGGCGACCTCGAATACTACCACGCGTCGCTCGACCGGCCCCGCTTTGCCCGCATTGTGTTCGAGTTTAGTAATGGCTTCAACCTCGGCTTTTTGTGTCCGCGTAAGTTTGAGCGGGTTGGCTTAATCGATAGCATCGATGCGTTTCTGGAACGCAAGAAAATTGCACCCGACGGCTTAGACATTTCGGTGAATGAACTGAGCGAACGCATCCGGCGCAAGAAAGCCTTTATTAAACCCGTTTTGCTCGATCAGAGCGTAGTGGCCGGATTAGGCAACTGGATTGTGGATGAGGTGTTGTTTCAGGCCCGCGTTCACCCCGAACAACGCGCCGACACACTCACCAACGAACAGCTAACCGCCCTGCACGACGCCACTCGGCTCGTGCTGGAAACGGCCATTCGCCATGAAGCCACCTACCGCGACTTTCCGAACAGTTTTCTAATTCACGTCCGCGAATGGGACGATTCGCCCTACGACGACGTAGAAGCGCACAAGTTTTGCCCCCGCTGCCGCACCCGTATCGAACGCTCAACCGTTGGTGGACGAACCACCTTTTTTTGCCCAAAGGAGCAAAACATACCTGTTTAG
- a CDS encoding (Fe-S)-binding protein has protein sequence MTTEKTYTVPTMADMMAAGDEPEVLFWVGCAGSFDDRYKRVTVAFVRILNHVGIKFAVLGPEEACTGDPARRAGNEFLFQMQAMSNIQVLNGYNVKKIVTACPHCFNTLKNEYPELGGNYEVIHHSTFLQGLIDEGRIRVKDGQSFKGRKITFHDSCYLGRANKIYEAPREVLAALDADLVEMKRVKANGLCCGAGGGQYFKEPEPGNKDVNVERVQEALATGADTIAVSCPFCMTMMSDGVKNQNREDSVRVYDISELIAQGEGL, from the coding sequence ATGACAACTGAAAAAACATACACCGTGCCGACAATGGCCGACATGATGGCCGCTGGCGACGAACCTGAGGTCTTGTTCTGGGTTGGTTGTGCTGGTTCGTTCGATGATCGGTACAAGCGCGTTACTGTTGCGTTCGTGCGCATCCTGAACCACGTAGGTATCAAGTTTGCCGTACTCGGCCCCGAAGAAGCCTGCACTGGCGACCCGGCCCGGCGGGCGGGCAACGAATTTCTGTTTCAGATGCAGGCCATGAGCAATATCCAGGTGCTGAACGGCTACAACGTAAAGAAAATCGTGACGGCCTGCCCGCACTGTTTCAATACACTCAAAAACGAGTATCCCGAACTGGGCGGTAACTACGAAGTGATTCACCACTCCACTTTTCTCCAGGGACTAATTGACGAAGGCCGCATTCGCGTGAAAGATGGGCAGTCGTTCAAAGGCCGTAAAATCACGTTCCATGACTCGTGCTATTTAGGCCGGGCCAATAAAATTTACGAAGCTCCGCGCGAGGTGCTGGCTGCATTAGACGCCGATCTGGTCGAGATGAAGCGCGTAAAAGCGAACGGCCTTTGCTGCGGAGCGGGTGGCGGTCAGTATTTTAAGGAGCCGGAACCGGGCAACAAAGACGTGAACGTAGAGCGCGTGCAGGAAGCGTTGGCTACCGGTGCCGACACCATCGCCGTGTCATGCCCGTTTTGTATGACGATGATGTCGGACGGAGTGAAGAACCAGAACCGCGAAGACAGCGTTCGGGTCTATGATATCTCCGAGCTAATCGCGCAGGGGGAAGGACTTTGA
- a CDS encoding LexA family transcriptional regulator — protein MATSTNIQDRLKQVFDALGITIYQIAKELGENPSKFYNILNGRAKPSYDTIMSLLACYPQISADYLIRGIEPVLNSPETNAVALNADEDTVEVPFVPVRFYATFVESYADRSSMADAELFRVRKPVAKGHKQAVVLEISGNSMSPQLAHGAKVLAVPVSESDWEYQSGGVYAVMYRDYFVVKRIRDNELITRKYLTLHSDNPNGGNVTVPLHDIRGMWKIVTIVEAPVE, from the coding sequence GTGGCTACATCAACGAACATACAGGACCGTTTAAAGCAAGTGTTCGATGCACTCGGCATTACTATCTACCAGATTGCCAAAGAGTTAGGCGAGAACCCCTCTAAGTTTTATAATATTCTGAATGGTCGGGCCAAACCATCGTATGACACCATCATGAGTTTGCTGGCCTGCTACCCGCAAATCAGTGCCGACTATTTGATTCGGGGTATCGAACCCGTGCTGAACTCGCCAGAAACCAATGCCGTAGCTCTGAACGCCGACGAAGACACCGTTGAGGTGCCGTTTGTGCCTGTCCGTTTTTATGCCACCTTCGTAGAAAGTTATGCCGACCGCAGCAGCATGGCCGATGCCGAATTGTTCCGGGTACGCAAACCTGTGGCGAAAGGTCACAAACAGGCTGTTGTGCTTGAAATTTCGGGCAACAGCATGAGTCCGCAGTTGGCACACGGGGCTAAAGTGCTGGCCGTGCCGGTCAGCGAAAGCGATTGGGAGTATCAATCGGGCGGAGTGTATGCCGTGATGTACCGCGATTATTTCGTGGTCAAGCGCATCCGCGACAACGAACTGATTACCAGAAAATATCTAACCTTACACTCCGACAACCCTAACGGCGGCAACGTGACAGTACCCCTGCACGACATTCGCGGCATGTGGAAAATCGTTACTATTGTGGAGGCTCCAGTGGAGTAG
- a CDS encoding DUF5615 family PIN-like protein gives MNPATLRWLADENFPIPAFRALTDAGWDVRHIGIDQGGLPDTAVMQAAIDEKRLLLTFDGDHGTLIFKDGYRPIGVIYFRLDDYLPDFPGRLLLRLDDEGWEFRGFITVIEPNIIRQRAIPRNH, from the coding sequence ATGAATCCAGCAACCCTACGTTGGCTCGCTGATGAAAATTTCCCTATTCCCGCTTTCCGGGCGTTAACCGATGCAGGCTGGGATGTCCGTCATATTGGGATTGACCAGGGTGGCTTGCCAGATACAGCCGTCATGCAGGCAGCAATTGATGAAAAAAGGCTATTACTAACCTTCGATGGTGATCATGGTACACTGATTTTTAAAGACGGCTACCGACCAATTGGCGTAATTTATTTTCGATTAGACGACTATTTACCCGATTTTCCAGGTCGTTTGCTACTCCGTTTAGATGATGAAGGGTGGGAATTCAGGGGGTTTATAACTGTAATAGAACCCAATATTATTCGACAACGAGCCATTCCGCGTAATCACTAA
- the gmk gene encoding guanylate kinase, translated as MDGKLIIFSAPSGSGKTTIVKHLLAGNANLGFSISACTRDRRGRSEENGKDYYFLTPEEFKQKIDNHEFVEWEEVYVGAFYGTLKSEIERLWAAGKHVLFDVDVKGGLKLKEYYGDKALAVFVKVPDEETLRQRLIGRGSETEESLSKRLFKVHFEMSFQNEFDVILVNDDLETSYRKAQQLVDDFVREGKMPAKGTVI; from the coding sequence TTGGACGGCAAACTCATTATCTTCTCGGCTCCTTCGGGGTCTGGCAAAACCACCATCGTCAAGCATTTGCTGGCCGGGAACGCAAATCTCGGCTTTTCTATTTCGGCCTGCACCCGCGACCGCCGGGGTCGCTCAGAGGAAAATGGTAAAGATTATTATTTTCTGACACCCGAAGAGTTTAAGCAGAAAATTGATAATCACGAGTTTGTAGAGTGGGAAGAGGTGTATGTTGGCGCATTTTATGGCACATTAAAGTCTGAAATCGAACGGCTGTGGGCGGCTGGTAAACACGTACTGTTCGATGTTGACGTAAAGGGTGGCCTAAAACTAAAAGAATATTATGGCGACAAGGCACTGGCGGTTTTCGTGAAGGTTCCCGATGAAGAAACCCTCCGTCAACGCCTGATTGGACGCGGTTCTGAAACGGAAGAAAGCCTGTCGAAACGGCTGTTTAAAGTGCATTTCGAGATGAGTTTTCAGAATGAATTCGACGTTATTTTAGTCAACGACGATCTGGAAACCTCATACCGCAAAGCCCAGCAATTGGTCGACGATTTTGTCAGAGAAGGCAAAATGCCCGCCAAAGGAACGGTTATTTGA
- a CDS encoding pirin family protein, whose amino-acid sequence MNRTVASVKTAQPNSVGDGFVGLNAFHPQNSRPYNPFLLLDHHGPMQVAPSEHPKGVDQHPHRGFETVTVVYEGALEHRDSAGNHGKLFAGDVQWMTAASGIIHEEKHESAFSRQGGRLDFVQLWVNLPAKYKMNSPRYQDIASSRIPATVLPGGGALRVIAGELSGLTGPAHTFSPVVLADLTLTTGQTETLTMPADYTVFVYALSGSAQLNGEPITRGQLALTNADGDTLTFSAGSDGKLLILAGEPIREPLAAYGPFVMNTREEIMEAFADFQNGKMGVL is encoded by the coding sequence ATGAATCGAACTGTTGCTTCCGTAAAAACCGCTCAGCCCAACAGTGTGGGCGATGGCTTTGTTGGTCTGAATGCTTTTCACCCGCAGAATTCGCGGCCCTACAATCCGTTCCTCTTGCTCGACCACCACGGCCCGATGCAGGTAGCCCCTTCCGAACACCCAAAAGGCGTTGATCAGCACCCACACCGGGGCTTCGAGACCGTTACGGTTGTCTATGAAGGTGCACTCGAACACCGCGATTCGGCGGGTAATCACGGTAAACTGTTCGCGGGCGACGTGCAGTGGATGACAGCAGCTTCGGGCATTATCCACGAAGAAAAGCACGAAAGCGCGTTTTCGCGGCAGGGCGGGCGGCTCGATTTTGTGCAGTTATGGGTGAACCTGCCTGCCAAATACAAGATGAATTCGCCCCGGTATCAGGACATTGCATCCTCGCGCATACCAGCTACAGTGCTGCCCGGTGGTGGTGCCCTACGCGTCATTGCGGGCGAGTTATCGGGCCTGACTGGTCCGGCGCATACCTTCAGCCCGGTTGTTCTGGCCGATTTAACGTTAACCACCGGACAGACCGAAACGCTGACTATGCCAGCCGACTACACGGTTTTTGTATATGCTCTCAGTGGTTCAGCACAATTGAATGGCGAACCGATTACGCGCGGTCAACTTGCGCTGACCAACGCCGACGGTGATACACTTACATTCTCAGCCGGTTCTGATGGCAAATTGCTCATTCTGGCAGGCGAACCCATCCGCGAACCGTTGGCCGCTTATGGTCCCTTCGTGATGAATACCCGCGAGGAAATTATGGAAGCGTTTGCCGATTTTCAGAATGGAAAAATGGGCGTGTTATAA
- a CDS encoding DUF433 domain-containing protein: MNWRNYIHTDPAILAGKPIIKGTRLSVELILERLANGWTEAMLLESYPTLSKEALPAVYAFMLETIRDDVFKIHDSLRQAS, translated from the coding sequence ATGAATTGGCGCAACTATATCCATACAGACCCGGCGATTTTGGCAGGGAAACCAATTATTAAGGGCACTCGCCTATCAGTAGAACTTATTTTAGAACGTCTTGCTAACGGCTGGACAGAAGCTATGCTCTTGGAAAGCTATCCTACCTTATCCAAAGAAGCTTTGCCAGCCGTATATGCATTTATGCTCGAAACTATTCGGGATGATGTGTTTAAAATTCATGATTCATTGCGTCAGGCTTCATGA